One window from the genome of Streptomyces sp. NBC_01476 encodes:
- a CDS encoding GlxA family transcriptional regulator, producing the protein MSQESSSGTATDTPSQAPSAPRAIRKLSARRRPEVVAVLLFSGGPIFESSIPLSVFGIDRQDAGVPRYRLLVCAGEEGPLRTTGGLELTAPYGLEALSRAGTVVVPTWRSISQAPPPEALDAIRRAHEEGARIIGLCTGAFVLAAAGLLDGRPATTHWMYAPTLAKRYPSVHVDPRELFVDDGDVLTSAGTAAGIDLCLHVVRTDHGTEAAAALARRLVVPPRRSDWQTGQRHLDRSLPEEIGADPLAEVVAWALEHLHEQFDVEALAARAYMSRRTFDRRFRSLTGSAPLQWLITQRVLQAQRLLETSDYSVDEVAGRCGFRSPVALRGHFRRQLGSSPASYRAAYRARRPQDEPDRPVPAPELPALRRGPVSQILAAPGKGDPETYTARVPEQPARPEIAETSGSGGRSRLRAGRGLGAALPGPRDRPVG; encoded by the coding sequence ATGAGCCAGGAGTCCAGTTCCGGTACGGCGACGGACACTCCGTCGCAAGCACCATCGGCACCTCGCGCCATTCGTAAACTTTCCGCGCGACGACGACCGGAAGTCGTCGCCGTGCTGCTCTTCAGCGGTGGCCCGATCTTCGAGAGCTCCATACCCCTGTCGGTGTTCGGCATCGACCGGCAGGACGCCGGGGTGCCGCGCTACCGGCTGCTGGTGTGCGCCGGCGAGGAAGGCCCGCTGCGCACCACCGGCGGCCTCGAACTCACCGCGCCCTACGGCCTGGAGGCGCTCTCCCGGGCCGGCACCGTGGTGGTGCCGACCTGGCGCTCGATATCCCAGGCGCCGCCGCCCGAAGCACTGGACGCGATCCGCCGCGCCCACGAGGAGGGCGCCCGGATCATCGGCCTGTGCACCGGCGCCTTCGTCCTGGCGGCGGCCGGCCTGCTCGACGGCCGCCCCGCCACCACGCACTGGATGTACGCGCCCACGCTCGCCAAACGCTATCCCTCGGTCCATGTGGACCCGCGTGAGCTCTTCGTCGACGACGGGGACGTCCTCACCTCGGCGGGCACCGCCGCCGGAATCGACCTCTGCCTGCACGTGGTGCGCACCGACCACGGCACCGAGGCGGCGGCGGCGCTGGCCAGGCGGCTGGTGGTGCCGCCCCGGCGGTCGGACTGGCAGACAGGCCAGCGCCACCTGGACAGGTCTTTACCGGAGGAGATCGGCGCCGACCCGCTGGCCGAGGTCGTCGCCTGGGCGCTGGAGCACCTGCACGAGCAGTTCGACGTAGAGGCGCTGGCCGCGCGCGCCTACATGAGCCGGCGCACCTTCGACCGGCGGTTCCGGTCGCTGACCGGCAGCGCCCCGCTGCAGTGGCTGATCACCCAGCGGGTGCTCCAGGCGCAGCGGCTGCTGGAGACCTCCGACTACTCCGTCGACGAGGTCGCCGGGCGCTGCGGCTTCCGCTCCCCGGTGGCGCTGCGCGGCCACTTCCGGCGGCAGCTGGGCTCCTCCCCCGCGTCGTACCGGGCCGCCTACCGGGCCCGCCGGCCGCAGGACGAGCCCGACCGTCCGGTGCCCGCGCCGGAGCTGCCGGCGCTGCGCCGCGGGCCGGTGTCGCAGATCCTGGCCGCGCCGGGCAAGGGCGATCCGGAGACGTATACGGCCCGCGTTCCGGAGCAGCCGGCCCGGCCCGAGATCGCGGAGACCTCCGGCAGCGGGGGGCGGAGCAGGTTGCGGGCCGGACGCGGGCTGGGCGCCGCACTGCCGGGACCCCGTGATCGCCCCGTAGGGTGA
- the orn gene encoding oligoribonuclease: protein MNDRMVWIDCEMTGLSLAHDALVEVAALVTDSELNVLGEGVDVVIRPPAEALESMPDIVRQMHTASGLLTELDAGVTLAEAEKVVMEYVRKHVREPRKAPLCGNSVSTDRGFLARDMPDLEQHLHYRIVDVSSIKELSRRWYPRAYFNSPEKNGNHRALADIRESIAELRYYREAVFVPAPGPDTDTARAIAAKYVLPAGKQGDKHAH, encoded by the coding sequence ATGAACGACCGGATGGTGTGGATCGACTGTGAGATGACCGGCCTGTCACTGGCGCATGACGCGCTGGTCGAGGTGGCGGCGCTGGTCACCGACTCGGAACTCAATGTGCTCGGTGAGGGGGTGGACGTGGTGATCCGCCCTCCCGCCGAGGCGCTGGAGTCGATGCCGGACATCGTCCGGCAGATGCACACCGCCTCCGGGCTGCTGACCGAGCTGGACGCCGGGGTGACGCTCGCCGAGGCGGAGAAGGTGGTCATGGAGTACGTGCGCAAGCATGTGCGCGAGCCGCGGAAGGCCCCGCTGTGCGGGAACTCGGTCTCCACCGACCGCGGCTTCCTCGCCCGTGACATGCCGGACCTGGAGCAGCACCTGCACTACCGGATCGTGGACGTCTCCTCGATCAAGGAGCTCTCCCGGCGCTGGTACCCCAGGGCGTACTTCAACAGCCCCGAGAAGAACGGCAACCACCGGGCGCTGGCGGACATCCGGGAGTCCATCGCGGAGCTGCGCTACTACCGTGAGGCGGTCTTCGTGCCGGCCCCCGGCCCGGACACCGACACCGCCCGCGCCATCGCCGCGAAGTACGTCCTGCCCGCCGGGAAGCAGGGCGACAAGCACGCCCACTGA